One Antiquaquibacter oligotrophicus genomic region harbors:
- a CDS encoding rhodanese-like domain-containing protein: METIDVDALAAIDGATIIDVREPWEYEGGHIPTAVSIPMSAIVERVDEVPRDGTVYLVCESGYRSSQVGQWLDQQGVDVVNVEGGTAAWRASGRPVD, from the coding sequence ATGGAGACCATCGACGTCGACGCACTCGCCGCCATTGACGGCGCGACCATCATCGATGTTCGCGAACCGTGGGAGTACGAGGGTGGTCACATCCCGACTGCGGTGAGCATCCCCATGAGTGCGATCGTCGAGCGGGTAGACGAGGTGCCGCGCGACGGCACCGTGTACCTCGTGTGCGAGAGCGGCTACCGCAGCTCTCAAGTCGGCCAATGGCTCGACCAGCAAGGCGTCGACGTGGTGAATGTCGAGGGCGGCACGGCCGCGTGGCGCGCCAGCGGACGGCCGGTCGACTAG